The following are encoded together in the Acetobacter vaccinii genome:
- a CDS encoding TetR/AcrR family transcriptional regulator, with amino-acid sequence MLPASPSCQTPDHPHAGESEAKRRQIMEGASAVFAEHGYEGASMSNIARKAGVSKGTLYNYFTSKADLFTAFVEECSRTKMPSLLASLQSDAPVQDTLLAIAGSMIRLMTLPDSLTLCRIIISEAPHFPHLAECFWQNGPRIAISGMAEWLRTQTDMGRLYVADPVFAAEQFFALCQTRVTHRKRFNLPMTEAEADEGKVITEAVRVFMAAYGPHTAQG; translated from the coding sequence ATGCTCCCTGCATCCCCTTCCTGCCAAACGCCTGATCACCCCCATGCTGGGGAATCCGAGGCCAAACGCCGACAGATTATGGAAGGTGCAAGCGCGGTTTTTGCCGAACACGGCTACGAGGGGGCCAGCATGTCCAACATCGCCCGCAAGGCCGGTGTTTCCAAGGGCACGCTGTATAATTACTTTACCAGCAAGGCCGACCTGTTTACCGCCTTTGTGGAAGAATGCAGCCGCACCAAGATGCCAAGCCTGCTGGCCTCGCTGCAAAGCGACGCCCCCGTGCAGGACACACTCCTGGCCATAGCAGGCAGCATGATCCGGCTGATGACACTGCCAGACAGCCTGACGCTGTGCCGGATCATTATTTCCGAAGCGCCGCACTTTCCGCACCTGGCGGAGTGTTTCTGGCAAAACGGGCCGCGCATTGCCATTTCCGGCATGGCCGAGTGGCTCCGCACCCAAACCGATATGGGCAGGCTGTATGTGGCAGACCCGGTCTTTGCCGCCGAGCAGTTTTTTGCGCTGTGTCAGACACGGGTGACCCACCGTAAGCGCTTTAACCTGCCCATGACCGAAGCCGAGGCGGATGAGGGCAAGGTGATTACCGAGGCCGTGCGCGTCTTTATGGCTGCCTACGGGCCACACACCGCGCAGGGCTGA
- a CDS encoding FAD-binding protein, which produces MTALVLLDHEGGRIRKAALSAVAAATRLGDVHVLVAGDAAAAQAAAAIAGVSRVLHAADARYAHELAEPLAALIVSLAPGYDHIVAAAGALGKNVLPRAAALLDVQPIPDVVGIEGADTFVRPIYAGNALATVRSADAKKVLTVRSAAFDAAPAEGGSAPVEVVAPVDGADVSRFEAIHLSDSERPDLESARVVVSGGRGMQSEEKFHALDPLADALGAAIGASRAAVDSGFVANECQVGQTGKIVAPELYMAFGISGAIQHLAGMKDSRVIVAVNKDPEAPIFQVADYGIVGDLFEIVPQLADALKK; this is translated from the coding sequence ATGACCGCTCTTGTTCTTCTGGACCATGAAGGCGGCCGGATCAGGAAGGCGGCACTGTCTGCCGTGGCAGCCGCAACCCGCCTGGGTGATGTGCATGTGCTGGTCGCGGGTGATGCCGCCGCCGCGCAGGCCGCCGCCGCCATTGCCGGAGTCAGCCGCGTGCTGCATGCCGCCGATGCGCGCTATGCCCACGAACTGGCCGAGCCGCTGGCCGCGCTGATTGTCTCCCTCGCCCCCGGTTACGACCACATCGTGGCTGCTGCCGGTGCGCTGGGCAAAAACGTGCTGCCCCGTGCCGCTGCTCTGCTGGACGTGCAGCCCATTCCCGATGTGGTCGGGATTGAAGGGGCCGATACATTCGTGCGCCCCATTTACGCGGGCAATGCGCTGGCCACCGTGCGCTCGGCTGATGCCAAAAAAGTGCTGACAGTGCGCAGCGCCGCGTTTGACGCTGCCCCGGCCGAAGGGGGCTCTGCCCCGGTTGAGGTTGTGGCTCCGGTCGATGGTGCTGACGTGTCGCGGTTTGAGGCCATTCACCTGTCCGATTCCGAACGCCCCGATCTGGAGTCGGCCCGCGTTGTGGTGTCGGGTGGCCGTGGGATGCAGAGCGAGGAAAAGTTCCATGCTCTCGACCCGTTGGCCGATGCGCTGGGGGCCGCCATTGGCGCATCCCGCGCAGCGGTGGACTCCGGCTTTGTGGCTAACGAATGTCAGGTCGGCCAGACCGGCAAGATCGTCGCGCCGGAACTGTATATGGCGTTTGGTATTTCAGGTGCGATCCAGCATCTGGCAGGTATGAAGGACAGCCGCGTGATCGTGGCCGTCAACAAGGACCCCGAGGCTCCGATCTTCCAGGTGGCGGATTATGGCATTGTGGGCGATCTGTTTGAAATCGTGCCCCAGCTTGCTGACGCGCTGAAGAAATAA
- a CDS encoding electron transfer flavoprotein subunit beta/FixA family protein, whose protein sequence is MKILVPVKRVVDYNIKPRVKADGSGVETAGLKMSMNPFDEIAVEEAVRLREKGAASEVVVVSIGVQQAQDTLRTAMAMGADRAILVLSDESPEPLAVAKVLAKLVEKEQPGLVILGKQAIDDDMNATGQMLAGLLGWAQGTFASKVELADGRALVSREIDGGTEDVSLALPAIITADLRLNEPRYASLPNIMKAKKKPLETLQAADLGVDMAPRLTIVSVAEPAERSAGVKLASAAELVEKLRNEAKVI, encoded by the coding sequence ATGAAGATACTCGTACCTGTAAAGCGGGTTGTTGATTACAACATCAAACCGCGCGTCAAGGCAGATGGCAGTGGTGTCGAAACCGCTGGCCTCAAGATGTCCATGAACCCGTTCGACGAAATCGCGGTGGAAGAAGCCGTGCGCCTGCGTGAAAAAGGCGCCGCTTCCGAAGTTGTGGTGGTGTCCATTGGCGTGCAGCAGGCGCAGGATACATTGCGTACCGCCATGGCCATGGGTGCGGACCGCGCTATTCTGGTCCTGTCGGACGAAAGCCCCGAGCCGCTGGCCGTCGCCAAGGTGCTGGCCAAGCTGGTCGAGAAGGAACAGCCTGGGCTGGTCATTCTGGGCAAGCAGGCCATTGATGACGACATGAACGCCACCGGCCAGATGCTGGCCGGGCTGCTGGGCTGGGCCCAGGGCACGTTTGCCAGCAAGGTCGAACTGGCCGATGGCCGCGCCCTTGTCAGCCGCGAGATTGACGGCGGGACGGAAGATGTCTCCCTGGCGCTGCCCGCGATCATCACGGCCGATCTGCGCCTGAACGAGCCGCGCTATGCGTCGCTGCCCAATATCATGAAGGCCAAGAAAAAGCCGCTTGAGACCCTTCAGGCTGCCGATCTGGGTGTTGATATGGCCCCCCGTCTGACCATTGTGTCCGTGGCGGAACCCGCCGAGCGTTCGGCTGGCGTCAAGCTGGCCTCGGCCGCGGAACTGGTGGAAAAACTGCGTAACGAAGCGAAGGTGATCTGA